TTCTCCAAATTGCTATTCTAGTTATCTATGTTGATCCATATCCTCTTAAGGCGCCCCACCCCTCCATTTAGAGTATgacattattatcatcattattaccGTTTGCGTAACATATCTTTTAATCAATAATTAATAgctataataaatatataaatactcAAGCAATTACCGGACAGTGTTACTTTGACAAATTGATAGATTAACGTGTCAATTTTTGAGGCAGCAAAGCTGATGTCCCACGGTAATCAGCAGTTAAACTTAAAATTAGTTTATTACATTAGTGGCATACACTAAAATCTTACAAATGTCACATCAAAAATAATATATTGTACATACATTTCCAGTCAGTGTGTTATGCTACAATGTAAACTTGGATTTACCATTTTCACGTTGAAGTTACATCACTGAATGCAaccatacaaacaaaaaacacatgccTGACGCTATGAGTCATACCAGTAATGAGTATGACTCACGCTTTTACGAGCATATGTTCGACCAATGAACGCGCTATATTGCTGTCTTCGGAACCAATGAGAATGAATGGTGGGCGGGAAATGTGTTGTAAAGGGCGGGATTAATACCAAACCTCAAGTGTTCTTCTGCTGGCGAATTTCCCGTaaccattcatttttttcttccacatgTTGGAGGGTGTCTTTATCACAAGGAGAGGTAAGTCGAGCTGTATATGTCCTCGTGTCTTACTTTAGGAAATAAGTGTCTTTTAATGCGTAATGGCATGTCACTGTATCACAGTTTACAAAGACTATCTCTAACTTTTGCCACTATATTTATTGGACAGTCGTTGTGTTTGTTAGCAACATGAggctgttagcgttagcttagCGTCTTAGCTATGCAGCTAATAGCATTATATACTCATGAGATATTCTCTTATGTGTTCACCATGAGGTCGGAACTAAGTTTCAAATGCATTTCGGCGCGATTTTGGTATATAACGCCATGTTCGAAGCATTAGCATAACTAGCTAGCACACTGACTATAGTAGCCCGTGTTATGGAGTGTGGTCAAGCGCGGATAACCGGAACTTGTGCATCACAGCCCGCCTTTCTGGGATGTTTGTAATCACCAGACCGTTAACTGAAGTCAGCAGataaggttgttttttttttttttttttaagcgaacttgtcattaaatgttttagtgtttgtgttttgcactcataattttaaacaaaaataatcTCTAAAACAGCAGTTGATGCCACCACGTCACGAGTAACGTTAGTCGTTAGGCGCCCCTCATTCACACTCGGCTAACGTTAATGAAAGGGACTTGTAAATGCAACCTGCCTAACTGGAGAGTGAGTACACTTATAGGTCTTTAATGGTCTGGATGTAGCAGATAAGGAAACCACGGAAAAAATATCTTAAGTGCAGTTAAACCCAGAGTCGGGGGTTTTCAGAGATCTTTTCTCAGCTCACTATAGAAATGCTTACCATACTTGTGATTGAAGTGCTGCTCGTCTGACCAAAGTTCATTTTCTTACAGGGCCTGTCTGAACGTAATGAAACGTGTGTGAAATATGAGGAGAGAAATTGCAGCTGTGGTATTCTTCCTGAAGAGGCTTGTGAATAAGGGGGACAAGTTGGAACCGCACAAGGTCGAGCTGTTTGTGGAGAGGCTGGCTGTTGCGCTGCAGGAGAAGTTCAAGGGGCACTGGTATCCTGAAAGCCCCAGCAAAGGACAGGCATACAGGTGCTGCTCTCTAACACTTGTTATTTTTactggctgctgtttgcaggGAAATGTAGTGTCAACCTTCCAACTcaatgtttggttttgttttttttctcaacatgTGTCCATTGAATGGCACAGACAGGCATTGTTTAAACTGAattgtgttttatgtgctgCAGGTGCATCAGAGTGAACAGGTTCCACAGGCAGGATCCAGAGCTCCTTCGGGCCTGCCACGAGAGCGGGATACAGTACAGTGACTTGCGACTACCCCGTGAACTCACACTGTGGGTGGACCCTGGGGAGGTGTGTTGCAGGTGAGACCTTGACTGGGTTTGTCACGAATAGCTGAAACCAAATACAAAGACAGGTGGAGTTCAACAAAGATGAGAATAATGGTATTAGCATTCACAACTGAAAGACTCACTCACAAGTGCAGTTGTACAAAATTAAGAACAGTAACTGGTGTGTTGTTAGAACGGTTGTTCAAATGTATTAATATCTGCAGTCACTGATGTCCATTTATCTCAGAATATGAAGTGATAAACCTAATTGCCACATTTGGctatttactgtgttttttgtgatttctgGATTTTTGTAATGTGTAGTTGTACGTGTGCTTTTCAGGATCACTTTGTCTGTTATCACATTGATCTTTGTCCCCTGACCTACctattcaacatttttttatttttaaactgttttccTGCTAAATGTTTATTTACCTAAAAAGTGTAATTGATAATGTTTTCCCTTTATTCCCGTTATTAGATATGGAGAGACAAATCCTTGTTTCTCAGTTGCCACTTTCTCTAATGATGACGAGGAGGACAAAGACGTTGCAAAGAAGGTGACCAGTGCATTGGAGAGGGTGACGTCAGACTACCACTCAGGTTCTTCCTCTGATGAGGACAGCGTGCGTACTTCGCCCCTCACTATCTCCAACAGCCGCTGTGCTTACCAGGTATTGCATAACACATTTTATAATTCCTATGACTAAGTTTCCTGTGCAGCTCTGGAAAAGAGTTGAAACCTAGAATTGAATGCTTCATGGGCTAGGattgtttgtgttgtaattGATGGCAGCTCTTAATgatttgtttcctgtttcaggcGATGAATCCAGCTGCTCCTACGTGGCATCCTAAGAAGATGGTACCAGGGAAGGGTCACATCCTTCCGCGGCCTCACTACAGCTTCAGGCCTCGTAGCAGAGCCCCTCACCCTTCAAGGCATAATCTGTGGGTCCCTCCTGGCTATAGAGGAGGGCCTGGATACTGGGACACAAATCCAAATCTGGCATATTGTTACAGTTAGGGATTGTGATACTTATTGACACTGGGCATTAAAACTAAAGACATCTTTATGGTAACAGaccagtgttgtttttttaatcatatatattgaaattttttttcttttttgacaaaAGTCTTTTTTGCACTTTAGACCAATTGTTATAGTTTAAATAAATCACTTGTATTAAATTAGATATTGAAATTGGAATACTGCACATGTAGTCTTGAAGtactgtatttttacattggAAAATTTCATGTATGCCACCTACTGTCCTTtgtgagaaaatgttttatttattcagagtGTAGAATTGTCAGATGTATAGGCTTAAATTTATGGAATTTTATTAAATACAGTTTCGAAGCATCGTGGTGGTTTGTTTATTCTTTTGGTGTTTACTAAAGGAACCTCCAAGTGTTGTGGTTAAAGTCTATCATGCAACCAAAGTCCCTGGCTGGAGTCAAACGAGGGACTTCGGTTATGTGGTGTCTGACCAGCAAGACGCTTTGTATTTGTTAAATAATCTGCACTCAAATGGTTTAACAAGCATTTTGTGGAGATGTTTACCCCAAATTCACCCAACTCATTTTTCAAGTATAATCAAATGTTAAGAGCACCACTAATGAAATTCTCATCTCTTGGTGGAGGCAGGAATCATGTCAAATAAAGCCTAAACTATGCTCAAGTGCAGGAGTGAGTGATCATAACACACTATAATAGTTAGTGTGTCTGGTTGGCACCACTCCAGAAAAGGCAGAGCTTTCATTTCCTCTATAGAAGGCCCCTCTGGAAAGATTTCAGTGATAAGTACAATGGATGCTGGTTTTGAGGGCTCCTTTAAAGATGGGTTAACTGCTGTACCAGGAAAGTGCtttatgtgttcattttaaGAAGTCAGAGGTGAGCTAACACTCGTACCTGTATGGTCACAATATGTACTTGACTGACAATGCTTCCAGATTAACCACCAATTCCCTTTGGTCTGAGCCTCAACCATCTGAAGTGTTTTCACTGAGAAATGTGAGCTGGATGTACTTTATGTATGCAGTTCTGGAAATGTAGCTTGAGTTATAGATTTACTACTATTATGCTGATTAAAAGTAATTAAAAGTGCATATGACttgtaaaacaaaaatctggggaaaaaaaagtcaaaatgtatAATTTGAAACTCTGACAGGCTCCCACGCAGGAAAACACGGgcgcctttctttctttcctgcaCACTGGTGCAGATCCGCCGTCACACCGGCAGAGGGCAGTACCGGCTTTACTTTGGACAAAGCGCCTGTCACGTGACACCCTGCGGCGCGCTCCGCTGTGCACCTGCAGAGAgcgacggaggaggaggaggaggaggagtggagttTGGATGCTTCGGTCGAGCTCGCCTGCCACTTCTCACTCGAATATCGCATAAGTTCTCCGACCAAGTTTCACTGAGGAAGTGGTGGAATAGCTGAAGCAGGAATGGAGCTCTCGGTCGCCCGGTTCAGCTGTGTGCTGTTGAGCGTCTTGGCAGGTAAGTTTTCGGACTCAAACCTCTGAGCGACTTAAATCCAAATGATTTTTCACTCAAATGGCAGCGCGTGCGGTCTCTGGACTGACCGTGCACAGCAACGACAGCCGCTGCCGTTAACATGGAAACTTGCCTTTTTTTCGATAAGTTCAAAATGCCGGTGACTTCAGGTTACGTTTTCATGGACGTTACCTAAAGTTAGTATGGTTAACATTTGATATGCTCAGTGGTTCACGAAAACCACCTCTGAATGGAGCTGAAAGAAACTGGCCATCAGGGAGTAAGTCCAAGCCAAGGTCAGTGTAGTTAGCTAGCACAGCAGAACCAGCGTCCGgcaaaaaacagctaaaaattAAATGAGTCAGGTTACCTGGCAGGTTACAATTGACTAATGTTGGTATTTTCAGACTCGGCCAAGACGGAAAGGACGAGAAAGgtagaaaggaaaggaaaaagaaaggccAACAGATAGTAAATCAAAGTTTGCTAACCTTATTTCAGGCCTTTTAATACAGATTTTATCTCAGTCTCCCCAATTAAGTGCCGGCTGTTTGTTTTAACACAGTTTCCATCAGGTCCACCATACTAGGCGGCTGTTTTTAATACTCCGAATGAACGCTTATTTAAACTTATAGCTTATAGCTAAACTTATAGTGTGAATTAGATAGTAAATGGTTTTTAGGGACGCTTCCCCATACCAAACATCAGGGTATTTCCGCCAGAAGTCTTCAGTTTTTCGTGTGATGGTTAACACAATAGCTTGATCCGTTTTTAAACCTGTGGCTACAGGACTTCAAAgtgctgccttcactgtctGCCATCTGCCAGCAGTGCTGACCCCCCTCCCCCTGTCCAAAATCCCAGGCCTTCGCGTTTAATTTAACCACATGTTTGTGCCTGTAGgcagctttgtttgtgttggtgtcTTTTTTAAAACGTTTGATGAAAGCTTGGTTCCAATGACCTCACCTGAGAGGGGGTTTGTTGATACTGTAGTTGGGCAGATGACAGTGTGGCCAGTGAAGCCTCTGATCTGAATAGTTATTTTTAAACCTTCCAGGTTTGTGCTAACTTATAGTCAATGATTAGAAGTGAGATTGAGATATTCTTCTTGTGGCTCTCCATAAAGGACAGTAGGACACCACTAATttacttctcttttttttgtagATTTTTCATTCAAAGCAACAGTCAGTAAAAACGTATTTGGCTGGAGAATAGATGAGAACAGGACGGGTGAGAAATATCAAagttttggctttgtttttcaaAACTTTGTTGTGATAGAGTGTCATCGGGCCAATAAATGTAGAAAGATTGCTAacatttgttatttattcatggaAAGTATATGATAATGATACGTAACCACTGTTGTTTTGTTAACCTTAGAAAAAGCATGATACAGTTGTGTGCTTATGGGTGTGGCAGTTTAGCGCCCTGGAATTTACACTGAAACTAGCCAATCACTCCTCCCACTCCAACCTATAATGTGAAACTTTTGCCACAGGATCATCTTTTGGATTCAACCAGTGACACGCTGTGGCCGTTactgaaatattttttctgAGGATTTGATGGGAAACCACAGAGCTGTGGCCAGTGACATTCCAGTATGTTGATTAGTGGGAAACCGCATGTAATGAAGAAGTGCTTTGTTTAAGCTCATCCAGCATATCTCTCCATGTAAAAGCCTTGCCATTGAATGTAATATAAGGTTTACATCTTGCGTCGTTTTGCCTTCTTTTGTCTCATGATTCGCATTGTTGTGTCCACTAGTTTGGGCTCATTACCATCTTAATGGCATCATGGCCTCGTCATTAGGGCGCTGTTCCACTTCAGCAGACAAGAACAGTATCTGCCAGACTCATAGCATTCTTTGAACGTGGCTTAGAAATACACAATAATGTGCTACCTCTCTGAAATGGCAAAACAACAAGTGGGGTCTTTCTGCTCCATTTTCTTTGTTCTATTTGTCCACAAGGCACTGCATGGAATATAATATGTTGACAAAAGAAATACAGTTGTAAGAGGGAGATCTGAAAGTTCATACAGCCTTCACTTTATAAAAGGAAATTAGATATGGTCATCTTTCAGACAGGAGAGTGTTTTTCCAAGTTATCATGAAATCATGCAAGATGTCATCATTGGATGAATAATCAAATATTTGGTTTGTGACACTCTTACTGAAGGCAGTAGGTTAATGGTAAACTATGCAGGATTTGTCAGTTACCGCCACCAGTTTTCAGCACTGTGtctgccattttttttatcttcccCTTTGAGCTCTCTGTGGGCTGGTTTCAGTCTGGCACCTGGTCACTGCCTTTTCATAAAGCCCCACCTCgcctgtgtgttgttgttggtagGGGGCTACACTCCAACTGCCCAAAGGTTGCAGGCTAGAAAGTCCGAAACATAGCAAAATGGGAAGATAATACTGGCAGACGGAAAGATctctctgcagataaatacacacacttctagtgggtcccaagtgatgattgagaggtTGAGTCCATACAttgttttttaggaaaatcctgtCCAGTGTCCTGTCTTTTGACTCTTGGTGTGTGTAGTTTTTTTAGCATTAAAGAAATGAGCagtaaaaacagtgaaacaaataTTCTTGATGAATTTCTCATTAAGTCAAGAATGAATGCCTGTCCACTTCTTCACTTCATTAACAGACACCTCTTGATTTCCATTCGGCAGTCTGTGCTCTATGCATGTTTGAGTCCTTACATTGGACCTGAAAGCTGCAGTGCTATTGGACCTGCTCTGGTGCCCTCTCAGATCTCCTCCACTCCTGGCTGTTTGGGTCAAAAGTGAAGCCACTGACCCAGGACAAACAGAAACCTGATGAACCCATGAGCAGGCGCAGAAGGCAGTTACCTGATAAGCCTACAACCAAAGGCCCTGGCCATTAACTGGTTGCTTGGTTACCTTTTGAAAACAGACACGCAGATGCAGGGAGTGTACTTGTAGTGTGTGTAGGTGTCTGTTCCAGTTTCTCTAGAAAGCTACCCTCCCCCTTTTTCTTGAATGTATGAATGTCCTcttttacagcagaaaaaatCGGTTGTTTTACAGAGTAGCTGTTGTAGAGATGATCAGGATACAGTTGTGGTTTGATCAGCAACTCTCCTTAGAGGAGCAACTGTTGTCATtcccacagctgtgtgtgtgtgtgtgtgtgtgtgtgtgtgtgtgtgtgtgtgtgtgtgtgtgtgtgtgtgtgtgtgtgtgtgtgtgtgtgtgtgtgtgtgtgtgtgtgtgtggatgaggcATTGGGGCTGTAAAGCAATTGCTCCAACCGCAGAGATGGGTGGAGGCATGTACAGCACAACCTGAGCCATTGTCATTGGCCTCATGCATGCAGTAATGACCTGAGGTCACATTCACTTGTCATGACCCAGCAGTCCAACACCACTACTTTCCTCTTGTTGGCTGAAACATGTTACAGCCACAGCTTCACCTCCAGACAAGCAGCCGCCCACTCTGCCCGGAGCCCCCTGTCCTTGGAAATGAAGCAGGAACATGTAGAATCGGATTACACTCCAGGGACACTGCTTTGTCCTCCACAATCTGATGATGGGGACAACTGAGCATGAATATTCACAGCCCCGGACGTTAATATTTTAGCATGCCAGCACAGTACAGGCCCCGTGCCAACTCCTGTTCACCTACATGGGAGTGTGAAACTCTGATCCTGCCTTTACCTCACCACATTACCCtaccttttccctcttttcctcctcctccatttcaTATCTGAATTACTGAATGAACAAATTGCTGCCTGCTAgaaaatcagtgaaaatgatTAATAGTGGTGCTTGCTTCTGTGTCCTGTTAATGGCTGTGCAGCCACTCAGTATTCAGaactcatttcttttttacagGTAGGGGGTAAAACTGCCGTCTGGGCTGCTGCCAAAGCATTCTTGGCTGAAGATATATTGACAAGATTATACTTGAATCCCTTGGTCATAAAGTCAATGTTACATTGACAGATATTTCaaatttgttgttttctaaCTTCTATGACCCTTTGGCCACAGTATTGACCTACTGACAGCACCAAGCTCCCCAGAGGCATGTAAATTATGTGCTATACTGCTCTGGAGCAGTTTTGCCTTAATGACACAAATTATTGGTTGATCACTCTATAAAGGTCATGCTTTAGTGTGTAAGTGGGACCTAGGGGACGATCATATATTGCTCAGCTTGCATGCTtggtcagtttgtttgttttgtccaatcaacCATCTtaaacccaaatatattcaatttgCAATGAtatggaaacagagaaaagcagcaagttTTCTCATCTGGAGAAGCTAGAATGTTTTCTAGCGACAtaaatgattgaatgattgacataagtgattttgtttttgtaattaaaaTATACCACAGAATTATGTAAATGAGAGCATTTCATTGTATTGTCAGTTGATATGCACTAATGTTGCATTGCCAACCTGAGTTTTAGCTACGAAGTGTTTTAGCAGTGCTTAGCAAGTGGCCATTAGAATCACCTGAAATTTTGCTCCTAATGAGCATGCAGTCTGTTGGGGACATAAACTGTTATTAGTTCTTCTAACCATCATTTCAGAAGGCAGCATTAAAATTCAGATGATCCAGCAGTGTTGCTGCCCAAgatgagcagaactaatgtttTTTCTTACCAACCGTCGGATGTTTTGCCACTGACGCGGGTTAGCACTGTTGGTGAGGAACGGGAGTGAATTAGTAAACAGGAACACAATATTGTTGCCCTGCTACAGGCAACATGTTGACAGACAAAGTTAACATTTTTAGCCTAATGCTaaatgttttctacattttttttagagTAGAAAATCCCATTGGgatctttttaaatgtgtggtTTAGAGTATATGtagatgtgtttttttgctgAATGTCACAAAATTGTCAGTATTTGTCCCCTTTAACATCTTGGTGTTGTGGCACAGAATAATAATTGGAGCCTTTAGGAACTAGAGACCTTTTGCCTCATTTTGCTAATGCACTGTTTTAAGAACTCAGACAATAATTGAATCATTTAATTGTTAATCATTGTTTTTACATGTCTGCAGTTCTGCCAGATCTCATTTAGTGGACTGTCGGATGCAGAGCAGATAGTATTAATGCCTGTAATATCTTAATCACAACTGCTGAAATTCTCAAAGGACATGTTGAACAGGGAATTTACTGAGGCAGAGACATTTCCTCTGCTATCCATGTAACCTATCAGTTAAAACAAGGTCAGTGCAGTGCTGATTTTCTCCGCTCTCCTGAGTCCATCGGTCATCATCACTGTGTTGCACTGTTAGGGCGATAAACACCCCCAAAGCACATTCATCACTTAGCTACTTGATGCCCAGCTCTGCTGTGCCCACAACGCCCTCTGCTCCTAATGAGGAATAATGGCCTCGGTGACAAATAAGCTGTTCACTGCGATGATAATAAGGGTTCTCACATACCTCATATCTCAAATGAGCATCGCCAGAATACCATTTTCTGGAGATAAACggcaaagagggagagaacatGCTGCACACCAGGCAGTGAAGGAGCTTTGAAGGATTTTATTACAAACTTCTGTGTAATTatttgggaaaaaaatacaCCAGAGCTCATTAAACTCTGAAAAATGAAGTAGGTGCTACACTTAAGTACAGCTATTTTGTAAACGAGGCTTAGAACTACGataaaagaaatgtgtgtgttttttcaaacGGTGAATGTGTCTTACTGGATTTAATGTCACAGACTGTAGATGTTATAGCGCACTAAAGTATGTGTTTTGCCTCTTGAACGAGGGGAATTGCGTATTTAAACTGATGTGTAGATTTACCAAATATTTCACAGCCAGTATTCAGATCTCTGAAGCATCACTCTACTTCTGGTTCTTACCCTTGCTTGAACTTGGGATGTTTTTTCGACACTTTATGACTGTGTATTCTGGTTGGTTTTGCATAATATTCTCACGGCATCTGAGCTAGCTGTCTCACTGAGGATACACAGTGTGGCAGGCAGGTCCCCAGGGTGTTGCATCTGCAGGTGCTGGTCTGCAGTCTGCTCCTGCTTACCTGCTAGGTAGGTGTCAGCTCAACTCTACACATGCTTGAAACTCTGTTAGATTATCCTTTGTGCAATGTTAAAGAATTGGGCTTAGTAATAGGCtacaaagggggaaaaaaatctctttATCATGTAAAACAGGTCTCACAATTTATGCTGACAGCAACACAGTCACTATTCTGACTTTGAATGGCCACATCATTTTGGAGATAAGcattgtatattgtattgtgcATGTCACATTATTATCAGCTAATGTCCAGGCATTGTCTTACAGAGAGCTGAGTTGTGGGAAGATGATTGTATTTTGTCCTCCAGCAGTAAGCCCCCACTCTCTCCGCTAAGAACATTAGAGTTAATTGTGTGTCTAATCTTGAAAAATATTATGGCTCAGAAAATAAGCTACAGAGGCAGAAGGTGGGGTGAATtttgggaggaggagggggcaaaGCAGCTGTTGAAGGAGCCATTTTTAGCACCTCTATCTCATTGAAAAACATTACACATTGTCGAATGCGGGTATggtgaaaaagacaaataagtGTTGTCTGTAGAAAGCCTGTCTTGATTCAGTCCCACTCGATTTGATTCCCTGTGGTGCTCATTCAAGTCGGTCTTTGTCTGTCTTCGTCTGATGTTTAATCATCATGTTAAATTATATAGTTATGTTAATAACTCCTGTCCACAGAAAAAAGGGATTTATGCTTTTTGCCATGCACAAAATCCTGGTCTGAACAGTTTTTACAAGGGTGATGATTGCTTGTAGTATAGATTTTAGAATTATATCAAAGCAGCTATGTGGTGAAATTTTATGATCCAGACCGAATCTTGTTAGGAGCGTTAAGGGAGTATTGATACAAAGCGACACAAAATTAGACCCAGAAAATCCCATTTCTTGTCACATTTGTTGCCTCATAATCAAGCTGTTGCTAAACTGAAGCCAAAGACTGCCATGCAAATCCTTAGAATTTGGAATCTGCAAAGAGGGCAAATATTAAATGTAGGTTTTAATGTTAATCGAGTCAGGCTCTGCAACTGTATATCTGTTACAACATGTGTCCATTGTTTTCATGACATCATGTGAACCTCACCATTTCACTGACGTGAATACTTTTCAGTGTGGGTTTATTTTAAGATGCCCTGCTATAGTTTGCAGGTGTAGGAAGATATGTACAAAGGAAAGCTGCTGTATGTGCAAGCTGTAGCATTTCAGCAAAATGTCCATAATCTTCTTTGGAAATAAGAATGCAAGGAAACACTTTGTTTCATGAACAGGCATTACAtgagattagattagatgaAACGTTTCCCCATGGACAAATCAGGACATTTCAGTGacagagaatagaaaaatatatCCCCTCAATCTTGGGGTaacttaaaaatgtgaaaatggtaaaaatgaacatttggaTGAGAACATTTCTACATATTCATCATACCCACATGCTCTGTACCCGCATGCTCATCACTGCTTCCATAATACCATACTTAAATAGTCCTTGGTTCATAATAAGGGTAGTGCAGCGTTCTCATTTTCAGACTAGTGAATCAGCCAAACCATTTCATCAGCCAGTCTGTTATGTTTGTGTTAAGGCACGTTAGGCAAATGTCTGTTGTTGTATGAATGAAGTCTTCAGTACTTTCAGATGACTTCCATTCACTTACTATGATTTTACAACCAGCTGTCCAAAACGAGTGTGGCTGTCtgccatctccctctctttcattaACATTCATTAAAGTGGTCTTTTCCTTGTCCTCCTATCTCTGACGTTATTATTCCTGGGTCAGTATTGGATCTATAGGTATGATGACTGGGACATCTGCTACAGTTGGGTATAGAAAAGGCTCAGCGCCTGAACCACAGCAAGGTCAGCAAGCCACAACAGACATTTAATTACTGTAGTGCATCTCGCCGCCATGTGAGGACATCGGCAGCTGGCCCAGTCGCCCTCCAAAGAGATGAGATTGAACTGAAAATAGCTCTGTGACTGGCTGGTTTATGATAGTCAGAATGCACATTACTGCACAACCTTAATCACaagtgctgctgttttaataAGCAGGCACACAGGGGCAACCAGGCTGCAGTTGTTGCTGGTAAGTTCCTCAGGAACCAGCTGTTAAGTGTCTTAATGGAGCCCATGTATAATTTATGGGCACACACAGAGCCGGGTAGCTGGCTGACTGGCTTTCTCTGAGTGGCCAGTAATTGGAAGGAAAA
This region of Chaetodon trifascialis isolate fChaTrf1 chromosome 16, fChaTrf1.hap1, whole genome shotgun sequence genomic DNA includes:
- the btg3 gene encoding protein BTG3, with protein sequence MRREIAAVVFFLKRLVNKGDKLEPHKVELFVERLAVALQEKFKGHWYPESPSKGQAYRCIRVNRFHRQDPELLRACHESGIQYSDLRLPRELTLWVDPGEVCCRYGETNPCFSVATFSNDDEEDKDVAKKVTSALERVTSDYHSGSSSDEDSVRTSPLTISNSRCAYQAMNPAAPTWHPKKMVPGKGHILPRPHYSFRPRSRAPHPSRHNLWVPPGYRGGPGYWDTNPNLAYCYS